One Entelurus aequoreus isolate RoL-2023_Sb linkage group LG09, RoL_Eaeq_v1.1, whole genome shotgun sequence genomic window carries:
- the sult6b1 gene encoding sulfotransferase 6B1 — translation MDGEDFAVHLRSRLRAASAMQEEEKLYRNKGVLYPLLLCPRENLQALEDVTARDDDILLVAYPKCGFNWMVGVLKKMMMEATGRKVETRMPPLMEFFGPDVSQVMDQSPSPRLLGTHLHPDNIPATFFAKRAKMLVIFRNPKDTLVSFYHFCNNNPVLPSVSSWESFFADFLSGDVPWGSYFEHALAWEKRMDDPDVMLVTYEQLKQDLGQAVRHMASFLGFTLTQDQVRRVSEASTFAAMKESSQHGGIENIIFRKGEVGDWRNHFTEEQSRQMDQVFSRHLAGTRLGRQLNYDLHCL, via the exons ATGGACGGTGAGGACTTTGCGGTCCACTTGCGGAGCAGACTGAGGGCGGCGTCGGCCATGCAGGAGGAGGAGAAGCTGTACAGGAACAAGGGGGTCCTGTACCCGCTCCTCCTGTGCCCGCGCGAGAACCTCCAAGCTCTGGAGGACGTGACAGCGCGAGATGATGACATCCTGCTGGTGGCCTATCCCAAATGTG GGTTTAACTGGATGGTTGGTGTGTTGAAGAAGATGATGATGGAGGCCACAGGGAGGAAGGTAGAAACCAGAATGCCGCCACTTATGGAGTTTTTTGGACCGGATGTCTCCCAg GTGATGGATCAAAGTCCCTCTCCCAGGCTTCTGGGGACCCACCTGCACCCCGACAACATCCCTGCCACATTCTTCGCCAAGAGAGCAAAG ATGTTGGTGATCTTCAGGAACCCCAAAGACACGCTGGTGTCCTTCTATCATTTCTGCAACAACAACCCCGTCCTGCCTTCTGTGTCGTCCTGGGAATCTTTCTTCGCCGACTTCCTGTCAGGAGACG TTCCCTGGGGGTCCTACTTCGAGCACGCCTTGGCCTGGGAGAAGAGGATGGACGACCCCGACGTCATGCTAGTCACCTACGAGCAGCTCAAACAA GACCTCGGCCAGGCCGTCCGTCACATGGCCTCCTTCCTGGGCTTCACGCTGACCCAGGATCAGGTGCGCCGCGTGTCCGAGGCCAGCACCTTTGCCGCCATGAAGGAGAGCTCGCAGCACGGCGGGATTGAAAACATCATCTTCAGGAAag GTGAGGTGGGGGACTGGAGGAACCACTTCACGGAGGAACAGAGCCGGCAGATGGACCAGGTCTTCAGCCGACACCTGGCAGGGACCCGGCTGGGACGCCAGCTCAACTACGACCTCCACTGTCTGTAG